TGACCATCCTCAGCTGCATAAATACCATTCAAACTGATTAGGCCAATAAAACATAATAATATGACAATTATTAATTTTCGTGTGATATAAAACTCCCCCTTAATATTATTATTATTTTAATAAATACTTATTTTATAATATCACTTAAAATTTTCGAAAATTTTAGGCAATACCCCCATTAAATAAAATTAATATTAATGATAGATGATTCATAACAATAATATATGGTCAATATTGACACTTGTTAATCATACCCTTGTTTAGGTTAAAAAATTATTCACAAATTTTCACTAAATTAAATCGTTAAGTTAACTTAATTATAATTCTCTCAACAGTTCGGTATAATTTATTGTAGACTATCTGAATTAAAAGGGGATAAGTGGTATGCCAGTTTCCAGTGGTGGTATAAATCCATTTATAATTGTTTTTATGTTTTTTTATTATTTTACTTAAAGTTTGATAGTAATCATTTGAAAATGAATCCCCTATAGATAGGTGGTAAGAAGACTGTGGCACAACGTAAACATGGTAACCCTTATTTTTAAGGCTTAAACAGTAATCTGCCAGATATAAGTGCCATCCTTGGCATGTTTCTTCATCGAAAGGGTTTTCTTGAAAGATACTACGGGGAACTATAGCTAAACATTCATCCACAGTTTGTACTTCAATAGGGTCATCCTGGGGAAATATTCCCACAGATCTGGGGGTAGTCCCATGCTTCATATTAGATCGGGGAGTTCGTCCCTTTCTCCCGGCTACACCCGCTACACCCATATCTTTTATGGATTTCAACATTTCTTCAACATCACTCAGCCAATTCGGAGAGTTCAGTTCCATGTCCTGGTGTACGAACATTATATATTCTTCCTGGGCCTTGCTTCCACCATGGTTAAGTGCTTTAGCCGCTGAATTGAATTTGTTTTGAGTGTTATCTATTAAAATTAATTCAGAATTACAGTTCTGTTTTTTCAGGCTTTTGATTAAGCAATTATTTAGAATTTGACGGTTGTTGTAGACGCAAACTACTGAAATCATTTTATACCTCTGAAATAATTAGTAACGTAATTATCACTGCTAAACTCATTGTGATAATGTCTCAAGATTGCTCTGTCGATTTTCAGTTCAGATAGTTTTTTTTAAATGTTTTTATAACCATCCAAGGCAGTATATCATTTATAATATATAAAAATATCTAGATTGCATTCTATTAAACTTTACGGATAAGAATTTATATGACTCTATTAATTATAGACATTAGAGGAATTACTAATTAGGAATTTTCCCGTTTTTAGTCAAGTCTAATAACTTTCCATGCAAAAGACTAAAAGGATGTGTATTAAAACTAATAAAATCATTATCTTTTCAGATGGCTTATTAATAATTTCACTAAAAAGTACTCCCAAAATCAATGATTAGTTAATCATATTTCAAACTCAAATCTATAAAATGAGATGGATTTAAATGAACACCGCACGAACCATAGCAAAAAATTCAGTTGTATTACTCATAAGTCAGATCATTATTTTTGCATTTTCATTTATCATCACCATAGTCACTGCCCGTTATTTAGGTACTGGAGGATATGGAATACTTTCATTAGCAACGGCTTTAACTGGAATTGTGGGTATTATTGCCGATGCTGGATTAGGTACCTTGATAATAAGGGATATTTCTCGCGATAAATCCATGGCTAATAAATATATTTCTAATTCAATTTTGATGAAAATTTTATTATCATTACTAGCATTTGTTGCCATAATATTAATTACTAATGGGGTAGGTTATTCTCCAGTTGTTAAGAACGTGATTTACATTATGATGTTATCGGTAGTTGTCGGGGCTATTTCCACTATTTTTATATCAATAATCCAGGCCAATGAAAAAATGGAGTATATTTCACTGAGCACAGTTTTAAACAGCGCAGTTTTACTGGTAGGTACTTTAATAGGTGTACATTACCATATGGATCTTCTTTTCTTTGCAGCTATTTACTTGATTGCCAATATAATAAATTTCATTTACATAGTAATCATATACTTTTGGAAGTTCTCCATACCTAAAATTGAAATAGACTTGAGTTTTTGGAGCCCAACACTAAAACAGGCCTTACCATTTGGGTTGACTGGGACTTTTGCCACAATATATGTATGGGCTGATACTTTCTTGCTATCGGTAATGCAAGATAATGAGGCTGTAGGGATTTACAACGCAGCTTATAAATTAATAACGGTGTTACTGTTTATTCCTAATGTTTTCAATGCTTCACTATTCCCGGTATTTTCTAAATTCTTTGTTTCGTCTGAAAATTCACTTCAAATGGCTTTTGAAAAATATTTTAAATTTATGTTGTTGATTAGCTTCCCCTTAGGGATCGGAACTACTTTACTGTCTAATAAAATCATATTGCTTATTTTCGACTCCCAATTCGCAGATTCAATAGTTGTTCTCCAAGTTTTGATATGGTCTACCATTTTCATCTTTTTAAATAGTCCTTTTACACAACTCTTGCAGTCTACAAATAAGCAGATGATTTTAACTAAAATAACCAGTATATGCATGGTGATTAATATTGCTTTAAACTTAATTTTAATCCCCAAATATAGTTATCTAGCCAGTAGTGTGATTACCGTAATTACTGAATTTCTGGTATTTACTTTAGTCTTATTTACAATTCGCAAAAGTGGTTATGGATTTTCTAAGTTAAATTTAGAAGTAACCATAAAAGTTTTCATTGCCAGTATAATTATGGGTGTGGCTATACTGTTATTATACAATCTCTGGTTGCCTTTAATAGTCCTGTTGGCAATTGCAATATATATAGCAGTCATCTATTTAATTGGTGGAATTGATTCGGATGATATTAGTTTAATTAAAAAAATTATAGGTAGGGGTTAAATTGGATAAGGAAGAGATATACGAATTAGGACTTCCTGCCAAGGAAGCTTATATGCCATTTATAAAATTCGCGCTCACCCATATCGATAAAGAAGATAAAATAATTGATGTGGGTGGGGGGGAAGGAGCATACTCTTATGAATTAATTAAAAGGGGTTATAATCCTGTTTGTGTTGATATAAACGAGGATTATATTAAAAAGTCTAAAGAAAGAGGTGTGGAATCCTATGTTATGGATTCAACTTCTCTCGAATTTGATGACAATTCTTTTGATGTAGTCATCTTATTTGAAGTTCTAGAGCATGTAAAAGATTTTGAAAAGCTTTTAATGGAATTGAAAAGGATAGCCAGGAAAAAGATTTTAATCACGGTTCCAAACTGTACTGGTATAGAACAACTTAAACCCGGTTTTACCTATGACCATCTTCTAGCAAGGGACCATGTTAACTTCTTTAACAAAAAAGATCTGGAAGAGGTACTGTCAAAATATTTTGAGAACTACAAGGTGGAAGAAACGGAACAACTTCCTAATACAATTGGATTATCTAACTGGTTAAATTATATTATATTCGGGTTGAACCGACTGAAATTAATCAAAGCAACACAAATCTATTATAGATTATACGCTGTGATTGAGATGGAGGATTAATGAAGATTAAGTAACTCGCAACATCGTTATTAACTTCCTAAAACGGCAAACTGGAGTAAATGCCTTTTAATTTGTAAGAACCAGTATCCCAGTTGTCAATGACACCAAACTCATTGTAATTATTGGAGCCATCAGCAGTTACCCAGCCACTGTTTACATATATCTGGGCCCATACATGCCCGCACCATGTTTGGCTGTATGTGAAGAAACAATCTCCATGCACATATCTGGCAGCCAGGCCCGATGCCCGGCATAGTGCAACTATTGCATGGGAAATATCACAACAGTTACCTCCCATGGTATTCAAAGTTTGATAAGCTCCTTTAGCAGTATTATAATAAAATTCATACTCTACTAAATCCCGAACCCAGTTGAAGATATGCAGAGCCTTATCATAAGGTGTAACTGCCCCCACTGTTATTCTCTTAGCCAGATCAATGATTAGGGGATCATTAGAATTACAATGATTACTGGGCTTAAGATAAACCTCAAAACCAGCAGGTAACTTGTAAACCATCAAAGCCCACGGTTTTATGTTTGTAATTGATGATGGTAATGTTTTTTTGGAGTTATAATAATCCATCAATCGACTGAAAAGATATATTTGTGAAGTGAAGCTGATGTCACCTAGACTACTTGAAAAACTACCCTCAGCTATTCGATTAGTGTCAATATATGATTTAATCCTTTGAGCAAGTATTAAAATGTCATTTAAGGCCATATTTCCAGAAATCATATTTTCATAGTTATACGTTGGTAAGTTTACTTTCTGGAGGTAGATGACTGAATTGTCATTGTTTTTAATTTTTATTGCCGCCTGGGTTAAAAGGTCCAAGAATTGTGCCTGATTCACCACCACACCACTTATAGTAATTAAAGTAGGCAGTATCAAATTCCCTTCAGCAAATATCTTCACTTGCATGGCGGTGGTGGCGATTTCTTGATGGGAAAAGTAATCATCATAGATTGGTATGTTTTGTGAGGACCATTTTTTCAGATTTATGGTCCCAGGTAAAGATTGGTGTAGCTTATACTGTTGCAGTACGCGACTGTACATGTATATGAGGGATTTGAAACTAACAACTCCCGAAGAAATAGCCATACTAGCTGGCCCTTTTTTATTTTGCTCAATGTAAGCCTTAATACTCTGAGCCAACTGCAAATAACTATATTTACTCATATTATTTGAAGTAAAGGTATCAGTAACTGTTGTGGAAGGTAGAACTGCATTAACAGGGGTGACAGATCTGAAATTTGAACTACTGATGAAAATTGTGGCCCCAGTTAGTAGGTGTAGGAATTGGGTTTGATTAAGATAAACACCACCTACAGTTATCCATTCAGGCAGGTAACCTTTTCCATCCACAAATATTTTGATTTCCACAGCGGATTGGGTTATCTCTGCAATAGTGAAAGTAGCTTTATCATAAATAGGTATATTCGATGTTTTCCACGGTTTTACATTAACCATAATGGGTAAATCCTTAATTGAGTTGTACTGGTTGAGTATCCGACAGTACATGTATAGTGTGGCTTGATAACTCATTTGTCCCAGTGAGGTGGAAACAAGGCTGGGTGCCTTTTTATTGCTAATAATATAATTTCTGATATTTTTTGCAATGGTTAAGTATTCATCTACCAATATACTTCCCCCACTTACCTTTTCAGTGCTAGTTGTGGGTACTTTAGCAGTTATTAGGGTTATTGGTGAGGTATTGCCAGTGTTGATGTGGATGGTGGCGGTGGTGATAAGGTAGATGAATTGTGATTGGTTCATCATTACTCCGTTGACGGTGATGTACTCTGGCAGGTATTTGTTTCCTTCCAGGAAGTTTTTCACTTCAATGGCTGTTTTAGTGATCTGCTGTATGGTGAAAAACTCATCACGGATAGGAATATTAGAAGTAGACCATGGGCGGACAGTTACCAGTTGTGGTAAAACTCCATTATCTTTGTAATTATTTAGCACGCGGCAGTACATGTAGAGTGCGGATTGGAATTTTATGTTTCCTAGGCTGCTGGTGATGGTGGCTGGTGCTTTTTTGTTGGTGTTGATGTATGTTAGGATGTTTTGGGCTAGTTGTAGGTATTCGTTTTTTGTGAGTGTTCCGGGTGTGGTTGTTTCGGTTCCGGGTGTGGGTGTTTTGGTGTTGGTGAGGTTTAGTGGTGTGTTGTCGTTGTTGTTTATTTTGAGGGTGGTTTGTGTGAGTAGTTGGAGGAAGGTGGCTTGGTTTACTACGATTCCGTTGATGGTGATGTATTCTGGTAGTTTTTTGTGGTATTCTAGGAAGTTTTTGACTTCTGTGGCGGTGTTGGTGATGTCTTGTGTGGTTATGGTTTTTTTGTTGGTGTCGGTTATGGGTATGTTGTTCCATGGTCGTATTGCTAGGAATGTGGGTAGTGCTCCGTAGGTTTTATGCATGTTTAGGGCGCGAGAGTACATGTACAGTAATGACTCAAATTTTATGTTTCCTAGGCTGCTGGTGATGGTGGCTGGTGCTTTTTTGTTGGTGTTGATGTATGTTAGGATGTTTTGGGCTAGTTGTAGGTATTCGTTTTTTGTGAGTGTTCCGGGTGTGGTTGTTTCGGTTCCGGGTGTGGGTGTTTTGGTGTTGGTGAGGTTTAGTGGTGTGTTGTCGTTGTTGTTTATTTTGAGGGTGGTTTGTGTGAGTAGTTGGAGGAAGGTGGCTTGGTTTACTACGATTCCGTTGATGGTGATGTATTCTGGTAGTTTTTTGTGGTATTCTAGGAAGTTTTTGACTTCTGTGGCGGTGTTGGTGATGTCTTGTGTGGTTATGGTTTTTTTGTTGGTGTCGGTTATGGGTATGTTGTTCCATGGTCGTATTGCTAGGAATGTGGGTAGTGCTCCGTAGGTTTTATGCATGTTTAGGGCGCGAGAGTACATGTACAGTAATGACTCAAATTTTATGTTTCCTAGGCTGCTGGTGATGGTGGCTGGTGCTTTTTTGTTGGTGTTGATGTATGTTAGGATGTTTTGGGCTAGTTGTAGGTATTCGTTTTTTGTGAGTGTTCCGGGTGTGGTTGTTTCGGTTCCGGTGGTGGGTGTTTTGGTGTTGGTGAGGTTTAGTGGTGTGTTGTCGTTGTTGTTTATTTTGAGGGTGGTTTGTGTGAGTAGTTGGAGGAAGGTGGCTTGGTTTACTACGATTCCGTTGATGTTGATGTATTCTGGTAGGTATTTGTGGTATTCTAGGAAGTTTTTGACTTCTGTGGCGGTGTTGGTGATGTCTTGTGTGGTTATGGTTTTTTTGTTGGTGTCGGTTATGGGTATGTTGTTCCAGGGTCGCACTGCTAGGAATGTGGGCAGTGCTCCGTAGGTTTCATCCATGTTTAGGGCGCGAGAGTACATGTACAGTAATGACTCAAATTTTATGTTTCCTAAAACTGTGTTCATAGTGGCTGGTGCTTTTTTGTTGGTGTTGATGTATGTTAGGATGTTTTGGGCTAGTTGTAGGTATTCATTTTTTGTGAGTGTTCCGGGTGTGGTTGTTTCAGTGCCTGTTCCAGGTTGGTTTACGTTTATTAATGGGGTGGTTGTGGTGTCTGTTTTGTTGATTTTAAGGGTGATGGTGGTTATTAGTTGAAGAAATGTGGCTTGGTTTACTTTGATTCCGTTGATGGTGATGTATTCTGGTAGGTATTTGTTTCCTTCCAGGAATTTTTCAACGTCTATAGCTGATTGAGTGATCTGTTCGTTGGTAAAAGAGGGTGATCCTTCTCCTGCAGCCTGATAGTTATCATATTCTTGGTTGTCTTCTGAAGAAGTTGACTGGGTGGGGGTAATATTTGTGGTATCAGTAATGGTTGTGTTAATATTTGAGGTTAAATTCTGACCATCCTCAGCTGCATAAATACCATTCAAACTAACCAATGCCATGAAACATAGAAATACAACACATAATAGTTTAAGGTTTATATGGAACCCCCCATGATTAGTTTTATTTAACTCATTTTACATCGCAAAATAATTTTTTTAGTAACATTAATTTAATGAATATTTAAACAATGAATATCATAATATATGAAACGTTCATTTATGTCTTAATTTCAATTATTAAACATTAATATACATTAAAATTTGCCATATATATATAATTTTTGTTTCACAAACATTGAAAAAATCGCTATAGGTCTTATTTCTCTATTTAGAACTTCTTTAAAGGGGAACAATGTTGTCTTAGGTAAGTTTCCTAGGATGGGTGTCTATTTCTATAATTGAAACTCTTTTAAAACCTATTTTCATTTTTCAGACCCCATATAATCTTTTATCAATAACGAAATTCAATCAATATTAAACAAAACAACATTAAATTGTGATTGAGATTATTTTAATCATATTAGTATAATAAGAACTACTCAAACAATTCATAAAGACAAAATTCCTAAAAACAAATGAAATTAACCATTGGATTGTTTTTCATCCAAAATAACCTCAAAAAAATAATTTAAAATATTTTTGTTATGCAAATGAAACTTATTTTTAAATTAAATACAAGTCAATCCCATAATTATATTAAATCCTAGAATGCATTTGTTATTTTATAGGTTCATATAGATTTTCATATATTCTCATTATATAAAACTAAATATAACCAGATAATTATGAAAACAAGTACAATTATCGGATAATAAAAAGTTTATAACCAAAAATAATGAAAGTTTAGTAAATTAGAAATTCTCAAGGTAATCTTCAATGATAACAGTAGTGTGTGTATATAATAATCAAGAAATTTTGGACAAACTCCTTCTAAAAAGCTTAAAAACACAGTCATTAGATTATGAACTGATTTTAATGGACAACACCAATAATCATTTTAAATCAGCTGCTGAAGCTCTGAACCAGGGTGCAAAAAAAGCTAACGGCAGTTATATGATGTTCGTTCATCAGGATATAGATTTAAAATCCGATGAATGGCTGAAAAATACAGAGAGCACATTAAATTCTTTGGATAACTTGGGTGTTGCCGGTGTTGCCGGTGTATCCCCCTGGGATGAGGATGAAAAAATATCAAACATAAAACAGGGCTCTCCTCCACGAAGGATTTCTGATAACCATATAGAAACTCCTCAAAAGGTACAAACAGTGGACGAGTGTCTTTTTATAATTCCCAAGTCAGTTTTTGATATATTAAAATTTGACGAGGAAGTATGTGATGACTGGCACTTGTATGCTGCTGATTACTGTTTAAGTGCCATTAATATGGGGCTTAATGTTTTTGTAATACCTTCAGAGGTCTATCATAGTTCTCCAGGGAATTCCATGTCCGATAAATATTACACTACCCTGGGAAATATATTGAAAAAGCATAAAAAATATCATAGATTTATTTTCACTACAATGGGCGGATGGACATCTTTTTACCCTCTTTATATCCAGAAGAAAAGACCATATGTTAAAAAGAAATTATTGGCTATTTTTCAAAAAATTTACCAAAGTGAAAAATAGTTTTACTTCAATTAACTATAAATTAACATATTTTAACCATATTTTTAAGGAGAATAAACAGATTAAGAATTAAACAATGATTATCTATTCAAAGATTATCTAATGCTATCAAAATTTTAGATTAAGTCACCGCATAATTAGAGAACAGTGAAATAATGAGTTTTCCACGTGTTGCAATCATAATCCTAAACTGGAATGGATGGAAAGACACATTGGAGTGTCTTGAATCAGTATATCAAATTAAATACCCTGAATACGATGTAATAGTAATTGACAATAATTCTGAAGATATTTCAATAGAAAAAATAGAAGATTACTGTGCTGGTAAAATAAAAGTTGATTCTACTTTTTTTAATTATCAGGATAAAAATCCCATAAAGATTTTTAAATATACCAACACCGAAGTTGAAAATACGAAACTCCCTCAAATGGATAACATCAATTCGATTAATTCCCAGGAGAAGTTAACCCTTATAAAAAACGATAAAAACTACGGGTTTGCCTGGGGAAATAATATTGGAATAAAACATGCACTGAAAAACTTGGATATTGAGTATGTGTTACTGTTAAACAATGATACCGTTGTGGATAAAGATTTTTTAACCGAACTAGTGGATGTGGCAAAAAATAACGACAATGTTGGTTTCGTCGGGCCCAAAGTCTATATCTACAATGATAAAAATACTTTACAAGTTGCAGGTGGGGCTAAAGTAGACTTAAAATATGGTGAAGTGGATGAAATTGCCTACCACCAGTTGGATGAAGGCCAGTTTGATCACTTCTTGGAACCGGATTATATTGGTGGTACATGTATACTATGCTCCAGGGAAGTAATAGAAAAGATTGGAATGTTGGATCCTACCTATTTCATGTACTGGGAAGATGCAGATTGGTGTTTCAGAGGACGTAAACATGGTTATAAATCAGTTTATGCCTTCAAATCTAAAATATGGCATAAGTACGGGGCATCCAGTGATACTCCATTTAAAATGTATTACTTTACCCGGAACCGAATTTATTTCGTGAAAAAAAATAATACCCGTAGAGAATTCCTCCGCTTTTCAATATTTATACTGGCAGTAACATTATCTAAATCAATCTGCCAGTTGATATTTAAACGTGATTTGAAGATGAGTTATGCATATCTTAAGGGTTTTTTTAATGGAATAATCCTTTCTGATAATTCAACTGATATTAAGGTGTAAAATAGTTAGTAATGGAATAATATTATTTACGAGGAATTAGATGGAACAAAGACTAAAAATTGCAGTTTTTCACAATTTGCCCTCAGGAGGGGCTAAAAGAGCGTTATATGATCATGTCAAATATTTAATCAATTCTGGTAATATTGTGGATGTTTTTATTCCATCCACGGCTAACGAGGAGTATTTACCCCTGAAAGAAATTGCTACCCATGTTAAAGTTTATCCAGTTCATAAGAACATTTCCAGTTTCTTGTTATCTTTTATGAGGTATCGTCTACCAGTGGGTGAGTTGAGTAATCTTGATAATGCTCAGAAATTAATAGCCGATGAAATCAATGGAGGAGATTACGATGTTGTATTCTGCGAACAGGATCAATATTCCATGACTCCCTTTATACTCAAATATATTAAAAAACCGTTTGTATACTATTGTCAGCAACCTTTAAGGCATGATGAAGCTATTCTTAAAAAAATTGCTAAAAATAAGTCTGGTATTAAGGATTCCCTTAAGGGACTGGTTTACCGTTACATTGATAATCGTTTTGTAGCTATTGATAAAAAATTAGCAGAATCTGCTAAATACACATTGGCCAATTCCTACTTCTCTAGAGAGTCCATTTTAAAAACATATGGAATTAATTCTTATGTTTGTTATCTGGGAATAAATACTGAACTTTTCAAACCAGTTGAAGTTCTGAAAAAAAATATGGTCTTATCCGTGGGAAGCTATATCTCGATGAAAGGTCATGATTTTATAATCAAGTCTTTAGCATACATAGATCCAGGAATCCGCCCTAAATTTGTTTTAATTGCGAATAATGGTGATAATGACTGGAAACAATATCTTGAAGAACTTGCAGAAAGTTTAGATGTTGATATGGAAATTTTAACTTTAATTGATGATGATAGATTGGTTGAACTTTATAACCAGGCCCAACTTATTCTCTATTCCCCCCACCTTGAACCATTTGGACTGGTACCACTGGAATCTATGGCCTGTGGGACACCAGTAGTTGCAGTTAAAGAGGGAGGAGTTAGAGAAACCGTAATCCATAACAAAACTGGCCTACTCACAGAAAGAGACGAAGAACTATTTTCCAGTGCTGTAAAAGAATTACTGCAGGATGAGAATAAAAGATACGAGTATTCCAAGAATTCAGTGGAATTAGTCCGAAATTACTGGACACTTGCTGAGGCAGGGAAAAGATTGGATTGGCATTTAAAACGGGCTAAAAATAGCAAATAGTTACATAAGTTGGAGAATTGAAAATGAATAGTACTGACCCTCATGTTTCCATTATAATTTTAAATTGGAATGGCTGGGAAGATACCCTGGAATGTCTGGAGTCACTCTATGCCATTGATTATGAAAATTACAATGTAATTGTGGTGGACAATGGATCACAGGATGATTCAGTGGAAAAGATCAGGGATTATTGCAGTGGAAACCTTGAAACCGAGTCACCATTTTTCAGGTATAATCCCCTTAACAAACCAATTAATCTAATTGAATTTTATAAAGATGATGTTGATGAAGAAGAGATATCTTCCAAGGTTAGTGCTGAATCCCTGAATCTTTATCTTCTTAAAACTGATAAAAATCATGGTTTTGCCGATGGAAACAATATAGGAATAGATTTTGCCCTTAACAATCTCACCACTGATTACTTAATGCTTTTAAATAATGATACTACTGTTGATAAAGATTTGATAGGTCCATTACTTAAAACCACTGAATCAGACCCTAAAATAGGTCTGGTGGGTCCGAAAATTTATTCCTATGATCGTCCCAGTGAAATTCAGACTGTGGGATTTAGTATAAAATGGTCAAGGGGCGAAATTGTTTCCATTGGTCATACAGAATTAGATGAAGGTCAGTATGATAAAATAACAAATGTTGACTGTGTATCGGGTTGTTTAATGTTAATTAAAAAGGAATTGATCCTGGAAATGGGAAAATTTCTGGATCATGAATACTTTCTGTACTACGAAGACATGGATTCCTGTGTAAGAACTAGAAAATTAGGATATGAAATATATGTTGTGCCTAATTCAAAAATATGGCATAAAACATCATCCACATCCAAAAAAGCTGCTCAGACTGCGGGTTATTACACATCTAGAAATGTATTCATTTTCATGAAAAAGTATTCGCAAAAAAACCAGTATCGTTTATTCTTGGTGTACTTTTTTATTTACAAATTATGGTATTCTATAGGACTTAACACAGTTTATTACCGGGATTTAAAGGCTTTTATCCCTATTTTAAGGGGTACCAAAGAAGGGTTAGCTTGGAAAAAATAGAAATCTATATTTTTCATTTTTTTACAAAGTTTATTGCATTTTGAAAACCTTCAACCATATTTTTATATGAAAAGCCAGTTTCTACTATTTTTTTTGAACGCTTACCCATCTTTTCCCGCAATTCATCATTGGAAAGGATAACTTTCATTGCATTATACAATGCCTTTGAATCTTTTTCAGGAACTATGAAACCGTTTTCACCATTTTTGATCATATCAAACGCAGAACCAACTGCATCTGATGCAATAACCGGGTTTTCATAGTACATAGCCTCATTAACCACAAAAGCCCAAGCATCAACCATTTCATGAGTTATGGATGGGACAACGCACAAATCACTAGGACCATAATATTTTTTAAGGAGATCATTATCAACGTGGCCCTGAAAGTACACATCCTTCTCAATTTGTAGATCTTCAGCCATTTTTTTTAATTTTTTTTCATAATCTCCTTTACCTATAATAACCAGAACAACATCATTCATTCCCTTTTTTAAAGTAGAAAACGCGTTTAATAAGTAGTCTACTCCTTTTTGTTTCACTAAACGTCCAACAAACAGTACAATTTTTTTATCTTTAAAAGAAGGATATTGGTCACGTAAATTACTTGTATTCACCATATTAGGGGAACTTTTTAATTTCACGATTTTATCGGGACTTTCAGTTGGGGTCTGTGAAATATTACTGGCATTGGGCATTAAAAATACTTTGGAGGGGGAAGCCCCTAAATACATAACACATTCTTTTTGTTTGGTTCCCGGGAGGATGATGGCATCAGAATTTTTAACAATGATCCGGGCAAAAAATTTCACCAGTTTCCGTTTGGTAGTTTTGATGTTCCAGTTCCAATCTTCAGTCCATAATACAAATTTTTTTCTCCTCAATTTTGCAATGACAAAATAAAGGGTG
This DNA window, taken from Methanobacterium subterraneum, encodes the following:
- a CDS encoding glycosyltransferase; translated protein: MISVVCVYNNRQILNNCLIKSLKKQNCNSELILIDNTQNKFNSAAKALNHGGSKAQEEYIMFVHQDMELNSPNWLSDVEEMLKSIKDMGVAGVAGRKGRTPRSNMKHGTTPRSVGIFPQDDPIEVQTVDECLAIVPRSIFQENPFDEETCQGWHLYLADYCLSLKNKGYHVYVVPQSSYHLSIGDSFSNDYYQTLSKIIKKHKNNYKWIYTTTGNWHTTYPLLIQIVYNKLYRTVERIIIKLT
- a CDS encoding flippase, which produces MNTARTIAKNSVVLLISQIIIFAFSFIITIVTARYLGTGGYGILSLATALTGIVGIIADAGLGTLIIRDISRDKSMANKYISNSILMKILLSLLAFVAIILITNGVGYSPVVKNVIYIMMLSVVVGAISTIFISIIQANEKMEYISLSTVLNSAVLLVGTLIGVHYHMDLLFFAAIYLIANIINFIYIVIIYFWKFSIPKIEIDLSFWSPTLKQALPFGLTGTFATIYVWADTFLLSVMQDNEAVGIYNAAYKLITVLLFIPNVFNASLFPVFSKFFVSSENSLQMAFEKYFKFMLLISFPLGIGTTLLSNKIILLIFDSQFADSIVVLQVLIWSTIFIFLNSPFTQLLQSTNKQMILTKITSICMVINIALNLILIPKYSYLASSVITVITEFLVFTLVLFTIRKSGYGFSKLNLEVTIKVFIASIIMGVAILLLYNLWLPLIVLLAIAIYIAVIYLIGGIDSDDISLIKKIIGRG
- a CDS encoding class I SAM-dependent methyltransferase, whose amino-acid sequence is MDKEEIYELGLPAKEAYMPFIKFALTHIDKEDKIIDVGGGEGAYSYELIKRGYNPVCVDINEDYIKKSKERGVESYVMDSTSLEFDDNSFDVVILFEVLEHVKDFEKLLMELKRIARKKILITVPNCTGIEQLKPGFTYDHLLARDHVNFFNKKDLEEVLSKYFENYKVEETEQLPNTIGLSNWLNYIIFGLNRLKLIKATQIYYRLYAVIEMED
- a CDS encoding transglutaminase-like domain-containing protein, whose translation is MALVSLNGIYAAEDGQNLTSNINTTITDTTNITPTQSTSSEDNQEYDNYQAAGEGSPSFTNEQITQSAIDVEKFLEGNKYLPEYITINGIKVNQATFLQLITTITLKINKTDTTTTPLINVNQPGTGTETTTPGTLTKNEYLQLAQNILTYINTNKKAPATMNTVLGNIKFESLLYMYSRALNMDETYGALPTFLAVRPWNNIPITDTNKKTITTQDITNTATEVKNFLEYHKYLPEYININGIVVNQATFLQLLTQTTLKINNNDNTPLNLTNTKTPTTGTETTTPGTLTKNEYLQLAQNILTYINTNKKAPATITSSLGNIKFESLLYMYSRALNMHKTYGALPTFLAIRPWNNIPITDTNKKTITTQDITNTATEVKNFLEYHKKLPEYITINGIVVNQATFLQLLTQTTLKINNNDNTPLNLTNTKTPTPGTETTTPGTLTKNEYLQLAQNILTYINTNKKAPATITSSLGNIKFESLLYMYSRALNMHKTYGALPTFLAIRPWNNIPITDTNKKTITTQDITNTATEVKNFLEYHKKLPEYITINGIVVNQATFLQLLTQTTLKINNNDNTPLNLTNTKTPTPGTETTTPGTLTKNEYLQLAQNILTYINTNKKAPATITSSLGNIKFQSALYMYCRVLNNYKDNGVLPQLVTVRPWSTSNIPIRDEFFTIQQITKTAIEVKNFLEGNKYLPEYITVNGVMMNQSQFIYLITTATIHINTGNTSPITLITAKVPTTSTEKVSGGSILVDEYLTIAKNIRNYIISNKKAPSLVSTSLGQMSYQATLYMYCRILNQYNSIKDLPIMVNVKPWKTSNIPIYDKATFTIAEITQSAVEIKIFVDGKGYLPEWITVGGVYLNQTQFLHLLTGATIFISSSNFRSVTPVNAVLPSTTVTDTFTSNNMSKYSYLQLAQSIKAYIEQNKKGPASMAISSGVVSFKSLIYMYSRVLQQYKLHQSLPGTINLKKWSSQNIPIYDDYFSHQEIATTAMQVKIFAEGNLILPTLITISGVVVNQAQFLDLLTQAAIKIKNNDNSVIYLQKVNLPTYNYENMISGNMALNDILILAQRIKSYIDTNRIAEGSFSSSLGDISFTSQIYLFSRLMDYYNSKKTLPSSITNIKPWALMVYKLPAGFEVYLKPSNHCNSNDPLIIDLAKRITVGAVTPYDKALHIFNWVRDLVEYEFYYNTAKGAYQTLNTMGGNCCDISHAIVALCRASGLAARYVHGDCFFTYSQTWCGHVWAQIYVNSGWVTADGSNNYNEFGVIDNWDTGSYKLKGIYSSLPF
- a CDS encoding glycosyltransferase; protein product: MITVVCVYNNQEILDKLLLKSLKTQSLDYELILMDNTNNHFKSAAEALNQGAKKANGSYMMFVHQDIDLKSDEWLKNTESTLNSLDNLGVAGVAGVSPWDEDEKISNIKQGSPPRRISDNHIETPQKVQTVDECLFIIPKSVFDILKFDEEVCDDWHLYAADYCLSAINMGLNVFVIPSEVYHSSPGNSMSDKYYTTLGNILKKHKKYHRFIFTTMGGWTSFYPLYIQKKRPYVKKKLLAIFQKIYQSEK